The DNA segment AATGGTTCCAAATCTTTGCTGCCATTTGCGTAAGACACCCCACTGTTTAAAGTTTTTATTAAATGGTGGTTCCCCTACGGAATTTAATTCATGCATTGCTTTTTTATTATTTCGAATTTTGGCTTCTTTCTTGGTCCATAACAGTCCTAATCGATCATTTTCTGTCCAACTTACTATTTGTGATAAGCCAATATACGAATAAAATTTCTCTGGATTCTCACTTACTGTCTTCAACCCTATTAGAGATCCCCATGAATGTCCCGCTAAGAAAATCTTTTCCTTAT comes from the Paenisporosarcina antarctica genome and includes:
- a CDS encoding serine aminopeptidase domain-containing protein, which produces MTFSQFVSDTGELTDYLIKRFNKEKIFLAGHSWGSLIGLKTVSENPEKFYSYIGLSQIVSWTENDRLGLLWTKKEAKIRNNKKAMHELNSVGEPPFNKNFKQWGVLRKWQQRFGTIIHSDELIKGPSLCLLPRILVTLVVR